The following coding sequences lie in one Mycobacterium gordonae genomic window:
- a CDS encoding cytochrome P450, which yields MGRAPGGVPVDSANIYTSDALVDPYPHYRRLRRAGSVVWLRRHRVYALPRYAECKATLRNDDLFISGNGVALNSLSNRLSRGTTLNSDGAEHDHRRKLLAHRLLPRALRSVGETVDEQADAVVEAAVRRGAVDAVADLATALPLAIVPDLVGWPRDEREHLIAWGGATFDILGPLNWQAVKSIPRSLQMLMFARRVVRNRSVIEGSMAHELLCAADDGKLTHAECPKLMVDYIAPSLDTTISAISNAVYLLATHPEQWRLLKDDPGLIPNAINEVIRYESPLRAFTRQVRNDTEVDATPIPRGSRLLILYASANRDESEWDRPDTFDIRRDASRQIGFGNGAHACAGQGLARMETAAILRSLLQRVDRIEVAGEPTWAVNNIIHRHEHLPVKLIAA from the coding sequence ATGGGTCGCGCTCCGGGCGGCGTGCCCGTGGATAGCGCGAACATCTATACCTCCGATGCCCTCGTGGACCCATACCCGCATTACCGGCGGCTGCGGCGTGCGGGGTCGGTGGTCTGGCTGCGCAGGCACCGGGTGTACGCGCTGCCGCGTTACGCGGAGTGCAAGGCCACGCTGCGCAACGACGACCTGTTCATCTCCGGAAACGGTGTCGCGCTGAACTCGTTGAGCAATCGCCTGTCGCGCGGCACCACGCTCAACAGCGACGGTGCCGAACACGATCATCGCCGCAAGCTACTGGCCCACCGCCTGCTGCCCAGGGCGTTGCGTTCGGTCGGGGAAACCGTCGACGAACAGGCCGACGCGGTGGTGGAGGCCGCGGTGCGCCGGGGCGCCGTCGACGCGGTCGCCGATCTCGCTACCGCGCTGCCGCTGGCGATCGTCCCCGACCTCGTCGGCTGGCCGCGCGACGAGCGCGAGCACCTCATCGCCTGGGGCGGCGCCACCTTCGACATCCTCGGCCCACTGAATTGGCAAGCCGTCAAGAGCATTCCGCGCAGTTTGCAGATGCTCATGTTCGCGCGCCGGGTGGTGCGAAACCGCTCCGTGATCGAAGGGAGCATGGCGCACGAATTGCTGTGCGCCGCCGACGACGGCAAGCTCACCCACGCGGAATGCCCGAAGCTGATGGTCGACTACATCGCCCCCTCGCTGGATACCACGATCAGCGCCATCTCCAACGCCGTCTACCTGCTGGCAACACATCCCGAACAATGGCGCCTACTCAAGGACGACCCCGGTCTGATCCCCAATGCGATCAACGAGGTGATTCGCTACGAATCACCGCTGCGCGCCTTCACCCGCCAGGTCCGAAACGACACCGAAGTCGACGCGACGCCGATACCGAGGGGCTCACGGCTGCTGATCCTGTACGCATCGGCCAACCGGGACGAGAGCGAGTGGGACCGCCCCGACACCTTCGACATTCGCCGCGACGCAAGTCGCCAGATCGGCTTCGGCAACGGCGCCCACGCCTGCGCCGGCCAGGGGCTCGCCCGCATGGAAACCGCCGCGATCCTGCGTTCGCTGCTGCAGCGGGTTGACCGGATCGAGGTGGCCGGGGAACCGACCTGGGCCGTCAACAACATCATTCACCGCCACGAGCATCTGCCGGTCAAGCTCATCGCGGCCTGA